In Carya illinoinensis cultivar Pawnee chromosome 6, C.illinoinensisPawnee_v1, whole genome shotgun sequence, a single genomic region encodes these proteins:
- the LOC122314105 gene encoding deSI-like protein At4g17486 isoform X1: MLELGVDGFLVAPLIMKSIPKDGLRSIMPLCFRGKSATSFGIFPKVKSAGYSPGSTPVYLNVYDLTPVNGYVYWAGLGIFHSGVEVHGIEYAFGAHDYPTSGVFEADPRQCPGFKFRKSIFMGTTCLEPVQVREFMERQSANYNGDTYHLIAKNCNHFCEDICYKLTGNRMPKWINRLARIGSLCNCILPEALKATTVCHDPDFQGCDNEKKKLRSAFSCLSSISMHQREVSMSSLFLHSHYKGCLPPWELKRSRSGSMKEQ, encoded by the exons AT GTTGGAACTAGGCGTTGATGGATTCCTAGTTGCACCCTTAATCATGAAATCAATACCAAAGGATGGCCTGCGCTCTATTATGCCTCTTTGTTTCAGAGGCAAGTCAGCCACAAGCTTCGGCATATTCCCAAAAGTGAAGTCAGCAGGATATAGTCCAGGCAGTACACCTGTATATCTAAATGTGTATGATTTGACTCCCGTAAATGGCTATGTTTATTGGGCTGGTCTTGGTATCTTTCACTCTGGGGTGGAAG TTCATGGGATTGAATATGCCTTTGGAGCTCACGACTACCCGACAAGTGGTGTCTTTGAGGCTGATCCTCGACAGTGCCCTGGCTTCAAGTTTAGGAAGTCAATATTTATGGGTACAACATGCTTAGAACCTGTCCAGGTTAGAGAGTTCATGGAGCGCCAGTCAGCAAACTATAACGGGGATACGTATCACTTGATTGCTAAGAACTGCAATCATTTTTGTGAGGATATATGTTACAAGCTGACTGGGAACCGAATGCCAAAATGGATAAATAGACTTGCAAGAATAG GTTCACTGTGCAACTGCATACTACCTGAGGCCCTTAAAGCAACCACCGTATGCCATGACCCTGATTTCCAGGGATGTGAcaatgaaaagaagaaattgAGGAGTGCCTTTAGTTGTCTGTCATCAATATCAATGCATCAGAGGGAAGTATCGATGTCATCGTTGTTTCTACATTCTCACTATAAGGGCTGTTTACCACCATGGGAGTTGAAGAGGTCTAGGAGTGGTTCGATGAAGGAACAGTGA
- the LOC122314104 gene encoding arabinosyltransferase RRA3-like, producing the protein MTGRRDVLLMRNTAQLLPKSRVAIGVAIAVGVLLGCVFAFLFPHGLFLPTPLLTHSISKSDNAQVASASCESSERMNMLKSEFVAASEKNAELKKQIRELTERLKLAEQRKDQAQKQVLVLGKQHKAGRFGTVKGLRTNPTIIPDESVNPRLGKILEKVAVQRELIVALANSNVKDMLEVWFTNIKQVGIPNYLVVALDEEIARFCKSKDVPVYKRDPDQGIDSVARTGGNHAVSGLKFRVLREFLQLGYSVLLSDVDIVYLQNPFHYISRDSDVESMTDGHNNMTAYGYNDVFDEPAMGWARYAHTMRIWVYNSGFFYIRPTIPSIELLDRVASRLSREPNSWDQAVFNEELFFPSHPGYDGLHAARRTLDFYLFMNSKVLFKTVRKDAKLSKFKPVIVHVNYHPDKLPRMKAIVEFYVKGKKDALEAFPDGSDW; encoded by the exons ATGACTGGCCGCAGAGATGTGCTCTTGATGCGAAACACGGCTCAGTTGCTCCCCAAATCGAGAGTCGCAATCGGCGTGGCCATCGCGGTGGGAGTCCTGTTGGGGTGCGTCTTCGCCTTCCTGTTCCCTCACGGCCTCTTCCTCCCAACCCCTCTTCTCACTCACAGCATTTCCAAATCTGATAATGCCCAG GTTGCTTCAGCCTCATGTGAATCATCTGAACGGATGAACATGTTGAAATCAGAGTTTGTGGCAGCATCAGAGAAAAATGCCGAGTTGAAAAAACAAATTAGGGAGCTTACAGAAAGACTTAAATTGGCTGAACAAAGGAAAGATCAGGCGCAGAAGCAGGTTCTTGTGCTGGGTAAACAGCATAAAGCTGGACGTTTTGGTACTGTCAAGGGTTTAAGAACCAACCCTACCATCATCCCTGATGAATCCGTGAATCCAAGACTGGGAAAGATATTAGAGAAAGTTGCTGTTCAGAGAGAGCTCATAGTTGCTCTTGCAAATTCAAATGTGAAGGACATGTTGGAGGTCTGGTTTACTAATATTAAGCAGGTGGGGATACCCAATTATCTAGTTGTTGCTCTGGACGAGGAGATTGCCAGGTTCTGCAAGTCAAAGGATGTTCCAGTGTATAAAAGAGACCCGGATCAAGGTATTGATTCAGTTGCGAGGACTGGAGGAAACCATGCTGTTTCAGGGTTGAAATTTCGTGTTCTGAGGGAGTTTTTGCAACTGGGTTATAGTGTTCTTCTGTCAGATGTTGATATTGTATATTTGCAGAATCCTTTTCATTATATATCTCGGGATTCTGATGTGGAGTCCATGACTGATGGTCACAATAACATGACAGCTTATGGGTATAATGATGTCTTTGATGAACCTGCAATGGGTTGGGCTCGATATGCCCATACAATGCGGATATGGGTGTATAACTCTGGTTTCTTCTATATTAGACCAACAATCCCTTCTATCGAGCTTCTGGATCGAGTAGCCAGTCGGCTTTCTAGGGAGCCAAACTCTTGGGACCAGGCAGTTTTCAATGAGGAGCTCTTTTTCCCATCACATCCAGGGTATGACGGGCTTCATGCTGCCAGGAGAACTTTGGATTTCTATCTTTTTATGAACAGCAAAGTTCTCTTCAAGACTGTCAGGAAGGATGCTAAATTGAGCAAGTTCAAACCAGTAATTGTTCATGTGAATTACCACCCTGATAAGCTTCCACGGATGAAAGCAATAGTGGAATTTTATGTTAAAGGGAAGAAGGATGCCCTGGAAGCCTTCCCCGATGGTTCAGATTGGTAA
- the LOC122314105 gene encoding deSI-like protein At4g17486 isoform X2, with the protein MKSIPKDGLRSIMPLCFRGKSATSFGIFPKVKSAGYSPGSTPVYLNVYDLTPVNGYVYWAGLGIFHSGVEVHGIEYAFGAHDYPTSGVFEADPRQCPGFKFRKSIFMGTTCLEPVQVREFMERQSANYNGDTYHLIAKNCNHFCEDICYKLTGNRMPKWINRLARIGSLCNCILPEALKATTVCHDPDFQGCDNEKKKLRSAFSCLSSISMHQREVSMSSLFLHSHYKGCLPPWELKRSRSGSMKEQ; encoded by the exons ATGAAATCAATACCAAAGGATGGCCTGCGCTCTATTATGCCTCTTTGTTTCAGAGGCAAGTCAGCCACAAGCTTCGGCATATTCCCAAAAGTGAAGTCAGCAGGATATAGTCCAGGCAGTACACCTGTATATCTAAATGTGTATGATTTGACTCCCGTAAATGGCTATGTTTATTGGGCTGGTCTTGGTATCTTTCACTCTGGGGTGGAAG TTCATGGGATTGAATATGCCTTTGGAGCTCACGACTACCCGACAAGTGGTGTCTTTGAGGCTGATCCTCGACAGTGCCCTGGCTTCAAGTTTAGGAAGTCAATATTTATGGGTACAACATGCTTAGAACCTGTCCAGGTTAGAGAGTTCATGGAGCGCCAGTCAGCAAACTATAACGGGGATACGTATCACTTGATTGCTAAGAACTGCAATCATTTTTGTGAGGATATATGTTACAAGCTGACTGGGAACCGAATGCCAAAATGGATAAATAGACTTGCAAGAATAG GTTCACTGTGCAACTGCATACTACCTGAGGCCCTTAAAGCAACCACCGTATGCCATGACCCTGATTTCCAGGGATGTGAcaatgaaaagaagaaattgAGGAGTGCCTTTAGTTGTCTGTCATCAATATCAATGCATCAGAGGGAAGTATCGATGTCATCGTTGTTTCTACATTCTCACTATAAGGGCTGTTTACCACCATGGGAGTTGAAGAGGTCTAGGAGTGGTTCGATGAAGGAACAGTGA
- the LOC122314106 gene encoding NEDD8-conjugating enzyme Ubc12-like, which produces MIRLFKVKEKQRELAESANGKTPIKKQSAGELRLHKDISELNLPKSCSISFPSGKDDLMNFEVTIRPDEGYYLGGTFLFSFQVSPIYPHEAPKVKCKTKVYHPNIDLEGNVCLNILREDWKPVLNINTIIYGLFHLYTEPNSEDPLNHDAAAVLRDHPKLFESNVRRAMAGGYVGQTLFPRCI; this is translated from the exons ATGATTAGGCTATTTAAAGTGAAGGAAAAGCAAAGGGAACTTGCAGAGAGTGCTAATGGAAAGACACCTATCAAGAAGCAAAGTGCAGGAGAATTACGTCTTCACAAAG ATATCAGTGAACTGAACCTACCGAAATCTTGTAGCATATCTTTCCCCAGTGGCAAGGATGACTTGATGAACTTCGAGGTTACCATTCGGCCTGATGAAGGATATTATTT AGGTGGCACATTTTTGTTCTCTTTCCAAGTTTCACCTATTTACCCTCACGAAGCACCGAAGGTCAAGTGCAAGACAAAG GTGTACCATCCTAATATTGACTTGGAAGGAAATGTCTGCCTCAACATTCTAAGAGAAGACTGGAAAcctgttttaaatataaacactATTATATATGGCCTATTTCATCTTTATACG GAACCCAATAGTGAAGATCCACTCAATCATGATGCAGCTGCAGTTTTAAGAGACCACCCAAAGTTGTTTGAATCCAATGTGCGTCGGGCAATGGCTGGTGGGTATGTTGGGCAGACCCTGTTCCCGCGTTGCATATAG